The Chloroherpetonaceae bacterium genome window below encodes:
- a CDS encoding glycogen/starch/alpha-glucan phosphorylase, translating into MPPLAKTAKKEVHPEKNGFTQNDVTTLKESFFRHLEFTLAKDKYSASARDKYLSLSHSICDRLIERWLYTQQTYYNHDAKRLYYLSMEFLIGRSLSNSIVNLGMEKEVRECLSELGYSLEDLEELESDAGLGNGGLGRLAACFLDSMATMELPGYGYGIRYEFGIFSQKVVNGFQMERPDNWLRYGCPWEFERPESIHVVKFYGKVHQFTDHLGILRTLWEETQDVVAMAYDYPIPGYKNNTVNNLRLWAAKATREFQFEYFNSGDYAKSVEEKAQTETISKVLYPNDNNAFGKELRLKQEYFFASASLQDIIRRYKKERKTFDDFPNKVAIQLNDTHPAIAVAELMHILIDQEHLAWDKAWSITQRTFAYTNHTVMPEALEKWSVQLFGKVLPRHLQIIFEINHRFLGEVRGRFPGDEARVARMSLIEEGGEKLIRMANLAIIGSHSVNGVAAIHSDIIKETLFKDFYEMFPSRFNNKTNGITQRRWLKLCNPTLSNLIDSKIGDGWCKHLEEIKKLEPFAKDKAFQKEWHEAKQVNKRRLAEHIKSHLDLNVNLDSMFDIQVKRIHEYKRQLLNALHAIHLYMQLKENPKAPFTPRTIIFGGKAAPGYYMAKLIIKLINSIGDKVNFDDEIGDQLKVIFLENYSVSLAEKIIPAADLSEQVSTAGTEASGTGNMKFALNGALTIGTLDGANVEIKEEVGDENIFIFGLTVDEVDSLKARGYNPMDYYQSNPDIKKILDLIASGFFSPSQPDLFKPIVDSLISNDRYLLLADFASYINCQKAASEAYRNQEKWNEMSILNVARIAKFSTDRTISEYADEIWRLKAIPVKI; encoded by the coding sequence TGTCACAACGCTTAAAGAATCTTTTTTCCGTCATCTTGAATTCACACTCGCGAAAGATAAATATTCTGCCTCTGCCCGCGATAAATATCTCTCCCTTTCACATTCCATTTGCGACCGATTAATTGAGCGATGGTTATATACCCAACAAACCTATTACAATCATGATGCCAAAAGACTTTATTATTTATCGATGGAATTTTTGATTGGCAGAAGTTTAAGTAATTCAATTGTGAATCTCGGGATGGAAAAAGAGGTTCGAGAGTGCCTCTCAGAACTTGGGTATTCCCTCGAAGACTTGGAAGAATTGGAATCTGATGCTGGTTTAGGAAATGGAGGTCTTGGGCGTTTAGCAGCATGCTTTTTGGATTCAATGGCCACAATGGAGCTTCCGGGATATGGATACGGAATTAGATATGAATTTGGAATTTTTTCTCAAAAGGTTGTCAATGGGTTTCAAATGGAACGACCTGACAATTGGCTCCGCTACGGATGCCCTTGGGAGTTTGAGCGACCGGAGTCGATTCATGTAGTAAAATTTTACGGGAAAGTTCATCAATTTACCGACCACCTCGGAATTTTAAGAACCCTTTGGGAAGAAACACAAGATGTGGTGGCAATGGCTTATGACTATCCTATTCCGGGGTATAAAAATAATACGGTGAATAACCTTCGGTTATGGGCAGCAAAAGCAACACGAGAGTTTCAATTTGAATATTTCAATAGTGGCGACTATGCAAAGTCAGTCGAGGAAAAAGCCCAAACAGAAACCATTTCAAAGGTGCTTTATCCAAATGATAACAATGCTTTTGGAAAAGAATTAAGACTGAAACAAGAGTACTTCTTTGCCTCGGCATCTTTACAAGACATTATTCGCCGCTATAAAAAAGAAAGAAAAACCTTTGACGATTTCCCCAATAAAGTTGCCATTCAGTTAAATGACACGCACCCTGCTATTGCCGTAGCGGAACTCATGCACATTTTAATCGATCAGGAGCATTTGGCGTGGGACAAGGCGTGGAGCATAACTCAAAGAACATTTGCCTATACCAATCATACGGTGATGCCGGAGGCTTTGGAAAAATGGTCGGTACAATTATTTGGAAAAGTATTACCTCGCCACCTACAAATTATTTTTGAAATCAATCATCGCTTTTTGGGAGAAGTGCGCGGGAGGTTCCCCGGAGATGAAGCCCGAGTGGCGAGAATGTCTTTAATTGAAGAGGGCGGTGAAAAATTGATTCGAATGGCAAACCTTGCCATTATCGGAAGTCATTCGGTGAATGGGGTTGCTGCAATCCACTCGGATATCATTAAAGAAACGCTTTTCAAAGATTTCTATGAAATGTTTCCGTCGCGGTTTAATAACAAAACCAATGGAATTACACAGCGTCGTTGGCTAAAGCTTTGCAACCCGACGCTATCAAATCTGATTGATTCGAAAATTGGGGATGGATGGTGTAAGCATTTGGAAGAAATCAAAAAGCTTGAACCCTTTGCCAAAGACAAAGCATTTCAAAAAGAATGGCATGAAGCCAAACAGGTCAATAAAAGAAGATTGGCTGAGCACATCAAATCTCATTTGGATCTAAATGTGAATCTGGATTCAATGTTTGATATTCAAGTGAAAAGAATTCACGAATACAAACGCCAACTGCTCAACGCGTTGCATGCGATTCATCTTTATATGCAATTGAAAGAAAATCCAAAAGCGCCATTTACTCCAAGAACCATCATTTTTGGGGGTAAGGCAGCACCGGGTTACTATATGGCAAAGTTGATTATAAAACTGATTAATAGCATCGGTGATAAAGTCAATTTTGATGATGAAATCGGTGATCAATTAAAAGTAATTTTTCTGGAGAATTACTCAGTTTCACTTGCGGAAAAGATTATCCCAGCGGCTGATCTTTCGGAACAAGTTTCCACTGCTGGAACAGAGGCTTCAGGAACTGGAAATATGAAGTTTGCCTTGAATGGCGCACTCACGATTGGCACACTTGATGGGGCAAATGTAGAGATTAAAGAAGAAGTGGGAGATGAAAATATCTTCATTTTTGGGTTGACGGTTGATGAGGTGGATTCATTGAAAGCGCGCGGTTACAACCCTATGGATTATTATCAATCCAATCCGGATATCAAGAAAATTTTGGATTTGATTGCAAGCGGATTTTTCTCACCATCTCAGCCGGACTTATTTAAGCCTATCGTGGATTCTCTTATTTCAAATGATCGTTATTTGCTTTTGGCTGATTTTGCGTCGTATATCAATTGTCAAAAAGCGGCATCTGAAGCGTATCGAAATCAAGAGAAGTGGAATGAAATGTCGATTCTAAATGTCGCGAGGATTGCGAAGTTTTCAACCGACCGAACCATTTCTGAGTATGCTGATGAAATTTGGAGGCTAAAAGCAATACCGGTAAAAATTTGA
- a CDS encoding DUF3108 domain-containing protein: MKKGYFYDAVTNNTIQLLNLMNMKGPRDITLHTAVAFFLVIPSFFSFNNCEAQTLASGIDTLSANRNITSRALRQIRNTAYHTGEKLEFRIKYTGITAVTTEISVPKDTVIRGQDCYHIVYTAKTVPFFENFFPVNDRYESIIHKEGQYPMYFRQQIREGKFSHDDEVEFFHESAIARSYHHNKDFPMEAFTQDVISAYFFVRTLNLRSYKNDDVITIQNFSSDKSFPLIIKVRNRDLLETEIGTVRTIVLEPLVQGQGLFKSEGKILVWVTDDENKVPVKISMKVPVGSLYAEIISATGLKNPITSKLNE; this comes from the coding sequence TTGAAAAAAGGTTATTTCTATGATGCTGTAACAAACAATACCATCCAACTGCTTAACTTGATGAATATGAAAGGACCTCGCGATATTACATTACATACAGCGGTCGCATTCTTCTTGGTTATTCCATCTTTTTTTTCTTTCAATAACTGCGAGGCTCAAACCCTTGCTTCAGGCATCGATACCCTATCGGCGAATCGAAATATAACCTCTCGAGCCCTAAGGCAAATTAGAAACACCGCTTATCATACCGGAGAAAAACTCGAGTTTCGAATCAAGTACACCGGCATCACAGCCGTCACAACTGAAATATCCGTCCCAAAAGACACCGTGATTCGTGGTCAAGACTGTTATCATATTGTTTATACCGCAAAAACAGTTCCTTTTTTTGAGAACTTTTTTCCGGTCAATGATCGATATGAAAGCATCATTCATAAAGAAGGGCAATATCCGATGTACTTCCGTCAGCAAATACGGGAAGGGAAATTTTCTCATGACGATGAAGTAGAATTTTTTCACGAGTCCGCCATTGCTCGTTCTTATCATCACAATAAAGACTTTCCAATGGAAGCATTTACGCAAGATGTTATTTCTGCCTATTTCTTTGTTCGAACCTTAAATCTTCGTTCTTATAAAAACGACGATGTGATTACAATTCAAAATTTTAGTAGTGACAAATCATTTCCTTTAATCATTAAAGTTCGTAATCGAGACTTACTTGAAACAGAAATTGGAACCGTAAGGACAATTGTTTTGGAGCCCCTTGTTCAAGGCCAAGGTTTATTTAAGAGTGAAGGAAAAATTTTGGTTTGGGTAACTGATGATGAAAATAAAGTGCCGGTCAAAATTTCAATGAAAGTGCCTGTTGGATCACTTTATGCCGAGATAATCAGTGCAACGGGTCTTAAAAACCCAATCACCTCGAAGTTGAACGAATAA
- a CDS encoding BCD family MFS transporter, translating to MNRNTGFINLARLTLFQISLGIIYFILTDTLNRVMTIELSIAAWIVGSLIGIREIMALIGIKIWAGNLSDKTHFLGYKRTPFILGGLLASAISFYFIAPTAFEVQSNYMLGILKLLIAFTIFGIGYNASLTAYYALIADIAGEKNIPKVAAMSWTLMVLGGIVTSVLMSSYLKEFSEERFVSALQTASLISIAIGFVTIIGVEDRTDESIKNISNETLTFLASLKLINASPLTKKFAFYIFISIFAAFGTELILEPFGADVLGLSVSETTKFRQYLGLPQLLFMILTGFIINRFGIKKAVLVGNAVATVGYTLLISAGVFQLQKLLIPSLILVGVGLGFCTVGNIVMMMMMNAGRSGLYVGLWGTAQSLAMFLSGTGVGAIRDIMLHFFANPMMGYTIIFLLVIGAFTISTSMLPSISKENFEAESKVKLEEVLATAAD from the coding sequence ATGAATCGAAATACGGGCTTTATCAATCTCGCCCGCCTGACCCTCTTTCAAATTTCTTTGGGTATAATCTACTTTATTCTTACCGACACCCTGAATCGCGTGATGACCATAGAACTCTCAATTGCAGCTTGGATTGTGGGGAGTCTCATTGGGATTCGAGAAATTATGGCTCTGATTGGGATTAAAATTTGGGCCGGAAATCTCTCCGATAAAACACATTTTTTGGGTTATAAAAGAACGCCGTTTATTCTTGGCGGGTTACTGGCATCGGCGATTTCATTTTACTTCATTGCACCAACAGCCTTTGAAGTTCAGAGCAACTATATGCTTGGTATTCTAAAGTTATTGATTGCATTTACGATTTTCGGAATCGGTTATAATGCTTCATTGACAGCCTACTATGCGCTTATTGCAGATATCGCAGGAGAAAAAAATATTCCAAAGGTCGCAGCAATGAGTTGGACATTAATGGTTCTTGGGGGAATTGTTACTTCGGTCTTAATGTCGTCGTATTTGAAAGAATTTTCGGAAGAAAGGTTTGTTTCAGCGCTCCAAACCGCAAGTTTGATTTCAATCGCAATTGGCTTTGTAACGATCATTGGGGTGGAAGATCGAACGGATGAAAGCATAAAAAATATATCCAATGAAACACTCACTTTTCTCGCCTCTCTTAAGTTGATAAATGCCTCTCCCTTAACAAAAAAATTCGCTTTTTACATCTTCATTTCAATTTTTGCTGCATTTGGAACAGAACTTATTCTTGAGCCTTTCGGCGCCGATGTATTGGGTTTAAGTGTGAGCGAGACGACAAAATTCCGTCAGTACCTTGGGCTGCCTCAGCTCCTTTTTATGATTTTAACAGGATTTATTATTAATCGTTTTGGAATCAAAAAAGCGGTATTGGTAGGGAATGCTGTGGCGACGGTAGGATATACGCTTCTAATTTCTGCGGGTGTTTTTCAACTGCAAAAGTTATTGATACCGTCGTTAATACTTGTCGGTGTTGGATTGGGATTTTGCACGGTTGGGAATATAGTGATGATGATGATGATGAACGCCGGTAGAAGCGGATTGTATGTTGGCCTTTGGGGGACTGCACAAAGCCTTGCAATGTTTCTTTCCGGAACGGGAGTCGGTGCTATTCGAGATATAATGCTTCATTTTTTTGCAAACCCTATGATGGGTTATACAATCATTTTCCTACTCGTTATTGGAGCATTTACAATTTCAACCTCAATGCTCCCTTCTATTTCAAAAGAGAATTTTGAGGCAGAATCAAAAGTAAAATTAGAAGAAGTATTAGCAACAGCTGCCGATTAA
- a CDS encoding radical SAM protein, which yields MKKKVLLVFTRSASGVDGPRSVTNAKKNLFGKIKDSVFESVLKRGQFAVPPMALMMLSSVDIPGVEIKICDLRFDALPLDENWDMVGFTVHTGLAKTVFEVSELFRTRGAKIIYGGPHVTLFPDSVREYADSIVLGEADELWPQVLDDLKNDSLKSRYESQTSPDLEKIAPVSKRAIHISNYFTTNLIQTSRGCPYRCDFCNVYVMNGNRMRHRPIDHVVKEVENFLKDDQRVFFFVNDTMNADPKYSLALFKRLIPYKIQWVGQATTMLGSQTELLEAFSLSGCKGLLLGIEGVTDKSNHEHRKVQNKESQLLKNIQAIRKAGICVYGSFIYGLDGDTLETPKLLKDFIKESGVDVPGINILRPIPGTALFDRLKSEGRLLFPSDDIYAFRYSWGQELLCKPKNIDPSDFILSYCELTKDIFSLKGALQRTIDAPSIKQAILAFNLAYIHMYGLSRRDLTHQLQGWVGSSNTENNYIENSVLLESK from the coding sequence ATGAAAAAAAAAGTCCTCTTAGTTTTTACCCGTTCAGCGAGTGGTGTTGATGGGCCACGCTCAGTTACCAACGCCAAGAAAAACTTGTTTGGAAAGATTAAAGACAGCGTTTTCGAATCCGTTTTGAAACGGGGTCAATTTGCCGTTCCTCCAATGGCTCTCATGATGTTGAGTTCAGTTGATATCCCCGGAGTTGAAATAAAAATTTGTGATCTTCGTTTCGATGCCCTTCCGCTTGATGAAAATTGGGATATGGTCGGGTTTACAGTCCATACGGGGCTTGCTAAAACAGTCTTTGAAGTTTCTGAATTATTTCGAACGCGTGGCGCAAAAATTATTTATGGAGGTCCTCATGTAACCCTTTTTCCTGATTCCGTGAGAGAATATGCAGATTCAATTGTCTTGGGAGAAGCCGATGAATTATGGCCTCAAGTTTTGGATGATCTCAAAAATGATTCTCTGAAATCGAGATATGAATCGCAAACTTCACCAGATTTGGAGAAAATTGCTCCTGTTTCAAAACGAGCAATTCACATCTCAAATTATTTCACAACAAATTTGATTCAAACTTCACGAGGCTGCCCTTATCGATGCGATTTTTGCAATGTGTATGTTATGAACGGAAATCGAATGCGACATCGCCCCATCGATCATGTTGTTAAGGAGGTTGAAAATTTTCTCAAGGATGATCAACGGGTTTTCTTTTTTGTCAATGATACAATGAATGCAGACCCTAAGTATTCTCTTGCCCTTTTCAAACGATTAATTCCCTATAAAATCCAATGGGTTGGACAAGCCACAACAATGCTTGGGTCTCAAACAGAACTCCTTGAAGCTTTTTCACTTTCAGGTTGTAAGGGGTTACTCTTAGGTATTGAAGGTGTAACGGATAAGTCGAATCATGAGCACCGGAAGGTGCAGAATAAAGAGTCGCAACTACTTAAGAATATCCAAGCCATTCGAAAAGCTGGAATATGTGTTTATGGGAGTTTTATTTATGGTCTTGATGGTGATACGCTTGAAACACCAAAATTGCTCAAAGATTTTATCAAGGAGTCGGGAGTTGATGTTCCGGGGATTAATATTTTAAGACCAATTCCGGGAACGGCACTTTTTGACCGGTTAAAATCTGAAGGGCGATTGCTTTTTCCTTCAGATGATATCTACGCCTTTCGTTATAGTTGGGGTCAGGAGTTACTTTGCAAGCCAAAAAATATTGACCCTTCAGATTTTATTTTAAGCTATTGTGAACTGACTAAAGATATTTTTTCGCTGAAAGGTGCCCTTCAAAGAACGATTGATGCGCCTTCAATTAAACAAGCGATTTTGGCATTCAATTTAGCGTACATTCACATGTACGGGCTTTCAAGACGTGATTTAACTCACCAACTTCAAGGGTGGGTTGGGAGTAGTAATACGGAAAATAATTATATTGAAAATTCCGTTTTACTTGAAAGTAAGTAA